The genomic interval TTTCCGATAAGACCGTCGCGGTAATCGGAGTCGCCGGTCAGGGCGGGGAGGTTCACTTCCTTTTCGGAAGAGGGCAGCCAGATGTCGGCTTCCCGGAAGATCGCTTCGATGTTCACGCCGTTTTCGGCGATTTCATCCATCGAAACCTGCACGGTGGCGAGCGGAATCCGGAATTCGGAATTTTCGTCGCCGATGGCGACGTTGTCGAAATCGAGGTCGCTCAAATCGTAATCCCGATCGACACACGCCGTCATGAGCGCTCCGGAGAGGAGCAACAGGGAAAGGGTTCTCATAGGGACAAGTGTTGATTTCGGGCGCAAAGGTAGAAAGTTCCGATAAATAAAACAAAATATCGGACGTTTTTGTATATGCGGTCCGTCTTTGCGGGATATTTGTTACATTTGCAGCGTCTATGGCCGCATCCGAGAAATCCGATCTGAAGGAGCAGGTGGCTCTGCTGCCGCTCTCGCCCGGCGTCTATCAGTTCGTGGACCGCCGCGGGACGGTTATCTACGTGGGCAAGGCCAAGAGCCTGCGCAAGCGCGTTTCGTCCTATTTCGTGCAGTCGAAGGAGCACAGCGCGAAGGTGCGGGTGCTGGTCCGCCAGATCGCCGCCGTCCGTCACATCGTCGTCGGGAGCGAGACGGATGCCCTGCTGCTCGAAAACTCCCTGATAAAGAGCCTCCAGCCGCGTTACAACATCCTGCTCAAGGACGACAAGACCTATCCGTGGATCGTCGTGCGGCGCGAGGCGTTTCCCCGCGTGCAGTCCACGCGCACGCTGTTGCGCGACGGCTCGCAGTACTTCGGTCCCTACGGGTCGGTGATGATGCAGCGCAGCGTGCTGGACTTCATCCGCGAGGTGGTCCCGCTGCGCACGTGCAAACTCAATCTTTCGCCCGAACAGATCGCCCGGGGACGCTATTCGGTCTGCCTGCAATACCATCTGGGCAACTGCAAGGGGCCCTGCGTCGGTTTGCAGAGCGAGGAGGAGTACGCCCGGCAGGTGGAGCTGGTCGTCTCGGTGCTCCGCGGCGATCTGCGCCCCGTGCGGCAGTATCTCGAAGGGGAGATGGAACGTGCGGCGGGGGAGCTGCGCTTCGAGGCGGCGCAGCGCTACAAGCAGCGGCTCGACGCGCTGGACAACTACGCCGGTCGGTCGGTGATCGTCAGCGCGCGGATCGTCGATGTCGATGTCTTCTCGCTGCTGCCGGACGACGACGCGGCGTGGTGCAACTTCGTGCGCATCCGCCACGGCTCGGTGGTGGGCGTCTCGACGGTGAAACTCTCGACGGGCGTGGGAGCCGACGAGCGCGACATGCTGACGCTGGCCATACAGCATATCGTCGAACACATTGCCGGGGGCGAGCTGGCCCGCGAGGTGATCGTGCCGTTCCTGCCCTCGACGACGCTGCTCTTCGACGGCGTGACCTTCACCGTGCCCAAGCGGGGCGAGAAGCTCGACCTGCTGGAGTTTTCGCGCAAGAGCGCCCGTATCTACCGCGCCGAGCAGCTCAGGAATCTCGAAATCCGGAATCCCGAGCGCTACACCGAACGGTTGCTGAACGCCTTGCAGAAGGAGCTGCGTCTCGACCGTCCGCCGCGGCATATCGAGTGTTTCGACAACTCGAATTTGCAGGGGGCGCATCCGGTGGCTTCGTGCGTGGTGTTCCGCGACGGGAAACCCTCCCGCAAGGAGTACCGTCATTTCAATATCAGGACCGTCGAGGGCCCCGACGACTACGCTTCGATGCGCGAGGTGGTCTTCCGGCGTTATACGCGCCTCATGGCCGAGGGGGCCGAGTTGCCCGACCTCGTTATCGCCGACGGCGGCAAGGGGCAGATGGGGGTGATCCATGAGGTGCTGGAGCGGCTGGGGCTGGACATTCCCATCGCCGGACTGGCCAAGGACGACCGCCACCGCACTTCCGAACTCTACTGCGGTTTCCCGCCGCTGCTGGTCGGCGTGCGCCCCACCTCGCCGCTCTTCCATTTCCTGACGCATATCCAGGACGAAGTGCACCGTTTCGCCGTCTCGTTCCACCGTCAGAAACGCAGCAAGGACTTTATCCATAGCGAACTGGAGCGGATCGAAGGGGTGGGCGAACGGACGATCCGAACGCTTCTGCGCCATTTCCGCACGGTGGAGAAGGTCCGCACGGCCCCGGCCGAAGAGCTGTCGGCGCTCGTCGGCCCGGCGAAGGCGAAGAAGATCCTGGCGTATTTCGGGCGGTAGTCCCCGGATTTCCGTCCGCCGTGTGCTGTCCGTCCCCCCCCCTCCGAATATCCGGTGTGGAGGCTGCCGGAAGCGGCTGTTTCCGGGCGTTGCCGACCGGATCGCGGCCGGTTCCCGGCAACTCGATTGCGGCCGTGCGGAGGTTCCCTTCGGGAAAAATCGGCTTATTTTTTGAAAAGTTGCGAAAATCTCCTATCTTTGTCCTCCCGATTCATCGCGTATGCGTCGGAGGCGGAACGATC from Alistipes dispar carries:
- the uvrC gene encoding excinuclease ABC subunit UvrC gives rise to the protein MAASEKSDLKEQVALLPLSPGVYQFVDRRGTVIYVGKAKSLRKRVSSYFVQSKEHSAKVRVLVRQIAAVRHIVVGSETDALLLENSLIKSLQPRYNILLKDDKTYPWIVVRREAFPRVQSTRTLLRDGSQYFGPYGSVMMQRSVLDFIREVVPLRTCKLNLSPEQIARGRYSVCLQYHLGNCKGPCVGLQSEEEYARQVELVVSVLRGDLRPVRQYLEGEMERAAGELRFEAAQRYKQRLDALDNYAGRSVIVSARIVDVDVFSLLPDDDAAWCNFVRIRHGSVVGVSTVKLSTGVGADERDMLTLAIQHIVEHIAGGELAREVIVPFLPSTTLLFDGVTFTVPKRGEKLDLLEFSRKSARIYRAEQLRNLEIRNPERYTERLLNALQKELRLDRPPRHIECFDNSNLQGAHPVASCVVFRDGKPSRKEYRHFNIRTVEGPDDYASMREVVFRRYTRLMAEGAELPDLVIADGGKGQMGVIHEVLERLGLDIPIAGLAKDDRHRTSELYCGFPPLLVGVRPTSPLFHFLTHIQDEVHRFAVSFHRQKRSKDFIHSELERIEGVGERTIRTLLRHFRTVEKVRTAPAEELSALVGPAKAKKILAYFGR